One region of Armigeres subalbatus isolate Guangzhou_Male chromosome 3, GZ_Asu_2, whole genome shotgun sequence genomic DNA includes:
- the LOC134220126 gene encoding inosine-uridine preferring nucleoside hydrolase-like, translating into MLHSVGLLLLAQTIAVICFPCSTTDQRRRIIVDQDGGGDDAWALLMLLMNENQFNVSVEAITCTYGNTDLENSVRNAARILDSLNRRDVPLFRGTSERLITPAPARDDNGYFWGEDGFGDVVFDGEPDLTDIPDEHAVMKMYQLIRRYPGEITILCLGPLTNLAMLFKMFPHAKKDIAQIYILGGNRYGVGNTAYAAEFNFLTDPEAANIVVNNAPTMLNIVPWETVLDLERIFPIEWRFEVFKQPRNRAVQILNEVESVVYANISSWTPCDMYAAAVLLDSCLINLENRYKADVELSGRITRGMLGILYREDREHQFNVNIIDEIDEDALKQMVVDLNREPCERNVRRC; encoded by the exons ATGCTACACTCGGTGGGTCTTTTACTCCTGGCTCAGACCATAGCCGTCATTTGCTTCCCGTGCTCCACTACGGACCAGCGACGCAGGATCATCGTCGATCAGGATGGCGGCGGTGACGATGCGTGGGCCTTGCTAATGCTTCTGATGAACGAAAACCAGTTCAACGTTTCGGTGGAGGCCATTACGTGTACGTATGGGAACACCGACTTGGAGAACTCCGTTAGGAATGCTGCGCGAATTTTGGATAGCTTAAACCGGCGGGATGTTCCCTTGTTTCGTGGCACTAGTGAGCGACTCATAACGCCGGCTCCTGCGAGGGACGACAATGGGTACTTCTGGGGTGAAGATGGATTCGGTGATGTGGTATTCGATGGCGAACCGGATTTGACGGATATTCCGGATGAGCATGCCGTGATGAAGATGTACCAATTGATTCGAAGG TATCCAGGTGAAATAACGATTCTTTGCTTGGGACCGTTGACCAATCTGGCAATGTTGTTCAAAATGTTCCCCCACGCGAAAAAAGATATTGCCCAAATATATATCTTAGGAGGGAACAGGTACGGTGTTGGTAACACAGCTTACGCAGCGGAATTTAACTTCTTGACGGACCCCGAAGCCGCCAACATTGTGGTAAACAATGCACCAACGATGTTGAACATTGTACCATGGGAAACGGTACTGGATTTGGAAAGAATATTTCCGATCGAATGGAGATTTGAAGTCTTCAAACAACCCAGAAACAGGGCTGTTCAGATATTGAATGAAGTAGAGTCGGTGGTTTACGCAAATATCAGTAGTTGGACCCCTTGCGACATGTATGCGGCTGCAGTTTTGCTCGATAGCTGCCTAATAAATCTGGAAAATCGCTATAAGGCAGATGTGGAactttctggaagaattacTCGTGGCATGCTGGGAATTTTATACCGGGAGGATCGTGAGCATCAATTCAACGTAAATATTATCGACGAAATTGACGAAGATGCACTTAAACAGATGGTGGTAGACTTGAACAGGGAGCCTTGTGAGAGGAATGTCCGGCGATGTTGA